The following coding sequences are from one Odocoileus virginianus isolate 20LAN1187 ecotype Illinois chromosome 7, Ovbor_1.2, whole genome shotgun sequence window:
- the NANOS1 gene encoding nanos homolog 1, producing the protein MEAFPWAPRSPRRGRAPPPMALVPSSRYVSTQGPAHPQPFSSWNDYLGLATLITKAVDSEPRFGCARGGDGGGDGSPPSSSSSSCCSPHAGAGPGALGPALGPPDYDEDDDDDDSDDPGSRSRYLGGALELRALELCADPAEAGLLEERFAELSPFAGRAAAVLLGCAPAAAAATTAEPAPREERAPAWAAEPRLHAASGAAAARLLKPELQVCVFCRNNKEAVALYTTHILKGPDGRVLCPVLRRYTCPLCGASGDNAHTIKYCPLSKVPPPPRSARDGLPGKKLR; encoded by the coding sequence ATGGAGGCTTTCCCTTGGGCGCCCCGCTCGCCCCGCCGCGGCCGCGCCCCCCCGCCCATGGCGCTCGTGCCCAGCTCCCGCTACGTGAGCACCCAGGGCCCGGCGCACCCGCAGCCCTTCAGCTCGTGGAACGACTATCTGGGACTCGCCACGCTCATCACCAAGGCGGTGGACAGCGAGCCGCGCTTCGGCTGCGCCCGCGGCGGGGACGGCGGCGGCGACGGCTCCCcgccctcttcttcctcctcgtCGTGCTGCTCCCCCCACGCGGGGGCCGGGCCCGGGGCGCTGGGGCCCGCTCTGGGGCCTCCCGACTACGACGAGGACGACGACGACGACGACAGCGACGATCCGGGATCCCGCAGCCGCTACCTGGGGGGCGCGCTGGAGCTGCGCGCGCTGGAGCTCTGTGCGGACCCTGCCGAGGCCGGGCTCCTGGAGGAGCGTTTCGCTGAGCTGAGCCCATTTGCCGGTCGCGCCGCCGCCGTGCTTCTGGGCTGTgcacccgccgccgccgccgccaccaccgcCGAACCGGCGCCGCGAGAGGAGCGGGCCCCGGCGTGGGCGGCCGAGCCCAGGCTGCACGCCGCCTCCGGGGCGGCCGCCGCCCGGCTGCTCAAGCCCGAGCTGCAGGTGTGCGTGTTTTGCCGGAACAACAAGGAGGCGGTGGCGCTCTACACCACCCACATCCTTAAGGGACCCGACGGGCGGGTGCTGTGCCCCGTGCTGCGCAGGTACACGTGCCCCCTGTGCGGTGCCAGCGGCGACAACGCGCACACCATCAAGTACTGCCCGCTTTCCAAagtgccgccgccgccgcgcagCGCCCGGGACGGCCTGCCCGGCAAGAAGCTGCGTTAA